A genomic region of Clostridiales bacterium contains the following coding sequences:
- a CDS encoding 1,4-beta-xylanase — MNSMWYIKSFNFTCWNAAKIDMSEAKRQIDAMVEKCAVNTVNFALGAVQKHTYSTDIDWQGPHMMKDSDLKELIKYSKEKGLKVIVKPMVNTTDGYWRAYIRFFDEDVPCEPKWSDWFASYTKYMLHYAKLCQECGVAMIIIGCELVGTDHRSGEWRGLVSRIREKYSGLLTYNCDKYQEHNVAWWDALDVISSSGYYPINDWDNQIKRIQAVIDKYNKPFFFSEGGCPSTEGASNVPNDWTVIGKRPVNLKEQEEYFKMMFEKCKNINGHCGYSIWDWSANGRRKSLIGNDGGYCVEGKPAEKIVRDFFSSIN; from the coding sequence ATGAACAGCATGTGGTATATAAAATCCTTTAACTTCACCTGCTGGAATGCAGCAAAAATTGATATGAGTGAAGCAAAGAGACAAATTGACGCTATGGTGGAAAAGTGTGCGGTAAATACTGTGAATTTTGCTTTGGGAGCGGTGCAGAAGCATACATACTCTACTGATATCGACTGGCAGGGGCCTCATATGATGAAGGACAGCGATTTGAAAGAGCTCATAAAATATTCAAAAGAAAAGGGTTTGAAGGTTATAGTCAAGCCTATGGTCAATACAACAGACGGGTATTGGAGAGCATATATCAGATTCTTTGACGAGGACGTGCCCTGTGAGCCTAAATGGAGCGACTGGTTTGCAAGCTATACGAAGTATATGCTTCATTATGCCAAGCTTTGCCAGGAATGTGGTGTAGCAATGATTATAATAGGCTGCGAGCTTGTAGGAACAGACCACCGCAGCGGCGAATGGAGAGGTCTTGTCTCTAGAATAAGGGAAAAATACAGCGGACTTCTCACCTACAACTGTGATAAATATCAAGAGCATAATGTTGCCTGGTGGGATGCGCTGGATGTTATTTCTTCTTCAGGCTACTACCCTATTAACGATTGGGATAACCAAATTAAAAGAATTCAAGCTGTCATAGATAAATACAACAAGCCTTTCTTCTTTTCGGAGGGAGGTTGTCCTTCAACAGAAGGAGCATCAAATGTGCCTAACGATTGGACTGTTATAGGAAAACGTCCGGTCAATCTCAAGGAGCAGGAAGAATATTTCAAGATGATGTTTGAAAAGTGTAAAAACATAAATGGACATTGCGGTTACTCAATCTGGGACTGGTCAGCGAACGGCAGACGTAAAAGCTTAATAGGCAATGATGGAGGCTATTGTGTAGAAGGAAAACCTGCCGAGAAAATTGTGAGGGATTTCTTTTCGTCTATAAATTAA
- a CDS encoding site-specific DNA-methyltransferase, producing the protein MNEHKLDGKTPDMAEENIERIKAIFPDVFEEGKIDFEKLKQDLGEYVDDDNERYNFTWNGKGRTLRLAQTPSTGTLRPCKEESKDWDKTQNLYIEGDNLEVLKLLQKSYHRKIKMIYIDPPYNTGNDFIYPDNYKDNIENYKKITGQIDGEGNSISTNSESKGRYHTDWLNMMYPRLRLARNLISDDGVIFVSIDDNEQDNLKRVCNQIFGEDNFVATFPWRKRTAKSDVPFGVSQDYEWVLCYAKTNSFIACIVGNERKYYVSPDFPNRPWRIHDMSQQKKASERPNSFFDMVDPKTGKVYRANPNAVWRITKDTFKDYYNQNRIVFPDDYDFLNISKPVLRYFKEDDEKKSGDLFGYTVVSTKFPDTIGFNQDGTKDLEVVFNNKIFNFPKPVSLIKFLISISTNISKDAIILDFFSGSSTTAHAVMQLNAEDGGNRKFIMVQLPEPCDEKSEAYKAGYKNICEIGKERIRRAGEKIKKEAGLTAQNLDIGFKVFKLDSSNIKKWQPDYDNLEISLTDYIDNYVEERTELDVVYEIMLKCGLDLTYKIDEYNFDNQKVYSIGYGALMICLDDDITTAAAKGMVKLKDELKPEIWRVVFKDNGFKDDSSKTNIKEILKSGGLDEDSFITL; encoded by the coding sequence ATGAATGAGCATAAACTGGATGGGAAAACTCCTGACATGGCAGAAGAAAATATAGAAAGAATAAAAGCTATATTCCCTGATGTGTTTGAAGAAGGGAAAATCGATTTTGAAAAGCTCAAACAGGATCTGGGGGAATATGTGGACGATGATAATGAAAGGTATAACTTTACATGGAATGGAAAGGGAAGGACACTTCGTCTGGCGCAGACGCCTTCAACGGGAACGCTTCGTCCGTGCAAAGAGGAGAGCAAGGATTGGGATAAGACGCAGAATCTTTACATAGAAGGGGACAACCTTGAAGTATTGAAGCTTTTGCAAAAAAGCTATCATAGGAAGATTAAAATGATTTACATTGATCCCCCGTATAACACGGGGAATGATTTTATATATCCTGATAATTATAAAGATAATATTGAAAACTATAAGAAAATAACAGGACAGATAGATGGTGAGGGCAATTCTATAAGCACTAATAGTGAATCTAAAGGACGGTATCATACGGATTGGCTGAATATGATGTACCCGAGATTGAGGTTGGCAAGGAATTTGATTAGTGATGATGGAGTTATATTTGTGAGTATAGATGATAATGAACAAGACAACCTTAAAAGGGTATGCAATCAGATATTTGGTGAGGATAATTTTGTCGCAACTTTTCCATGGAGAAAGAGAACAGCAAAGTCAGATGTACCATTTGGAGTATCTCAGGATTATGAATGGGTTCTTTGTTATGCAAAGACAAATTCTTTCATCGCTTGCATAGTAGGAAATGAAAGAAAATATTATGTATCTCCGGACTTTCCTAACAGACCATGGAGAATTCATGATATGAGTCAACAAAAAAAAGCAAGTGAACGGCCGAATAGTTTTTTTGATATGGTAGACCCTAAAACAGGAAAAGTTTATAGGGCAAATCCTAACGCTGTTTGGAGAATCACTAAGGATACTTTTAAAGATTATTATAATCAAAATAGGATTGTTTTCCCTGATGATTATGATTTTCTCAATATATCTAAGCCTGTATTGCGGTATTTTAAGGAGGATGACGAAAAGAAATCAGGAGATTTGTTTGGGTATACAGTCGTTAGTACTAAATTCCCAGATACAATAGGATTTAATCAAGATGGAACTAAAGATTTAGAAGTTGTTTTTAATAATAAAATTTTTAATTTTCCTAAACCTGTTTCACTCATTAAGTTTTTAATAAGTATTTCAACAAATATAAGTAAAGATGCAATTATTCTCGATTTCTTTTCCGGCTCCTCTACCACTGCTCACGCTGTTATGCAATTAAATGCCGAGGATGGCGGCAATCGTAAGTTTATAATGGTGCAGCTTCCAGAGCCTTGTGACGAAAAAAGCGAAGCCTACAAGGCAGGTTATAAAAATATATGTGAGATAGGCAAAGAACGCATCCGCAGGGCAGGGGAGAAAATAAAAAAGGAGGCAGGCCTGACAGCACAAAATCTTGATATAGGATTTAAGGTGTTTAAACTTGACAGCTCCAATATTAAAAAATGGCAGCCTGATTATGATAATCTGGAAATAAGCCTTACTGATTACATAGACAATTATGTGGAAGAGCGCACTGAACTTGATGTGGTTTATGAAATCATGTTGAAGTGTGGGCTTGATTTGACATATAAAATCGATGAATATAATTTTGACAATCAAAAAGTATATTCTATAGGATACGGCGCGCTTATGATATGTCTTGACGATGATATCACCACGGCTGCAGCAAAAGGCATGGTTAAACTCAAGGACGAGTTAAAACCTGAAATCTGGAGAGTCGTATTTAAAGACAACGGATTCAAAGACGACAGCAGCAAGACAAATATAAAGGAAATATTAAAATCCGGCGGCCTTGATGAAGATTCATTTATTACTCTATAG
- a CDS encoding right-handed parallel beta-helix repeat-containing protein → MIYYVALSGSDLNSGSLESPWATIKHAASVLKAGDTLYIREGVYNISEPIMPKNSGTEEEIITYSAYFNEKVVIDAYAINFYKEEEEKYLAASTGAIHIENLKYICIRNLKVINSHGQGIAIRDSSYIQVNNCTTENTFACGISIWDTDSTATHSCYNQITGNTVIKANTWNMIPEGMKRGPEPPHEAISIAGASYFEVSFNHVYNCDKEGIDVKEVSRHGRVHHNYVHDLDRQGLYVDAWFGVLEDVELYENVVTNCHGAGIALSAEGGPMIKNIKIYNNLVYNNHGTGILFGTWGDNALRKNISIYNNILVHNGHGTPEKGMEYFWITGGLCMLSGNLEDVKIYNNIFSDNSGFQIGYSAAFLKEGKNIDAILENKRIFIKSNIINDKNETRYPIYSGWQGNYTYLYNIKGSNYSEKDPELKLNTKSDLVRWIKAAEW, encoded by the coding sequence ATGATATACTATGTTGCATTGAGCGGAAGCGATTTAAACTCTGGAAGCCTTGAAAGTCCCTGGGCTACTATCAAGCATGCGGCATCTGTACTTAAGGCCGGAGATACTTTGTACATAAGAGAGGGAGTATATAATATTTCCGAGCCTATAATGCCTAAAAACTCAGGCACCGAAGAAGAGATTATAACTTATTCGGCATATTTTAATGAAAAAGTGGTTATAGATGCTTATGCTATAAATTTTTATAAAGAAGAAGAGGAAAAATATCTTGCTGCAAGTACAGGAGCGATACATATAGAAAATCTAAAATATATATGTATAAGAAATTTAAAAGTTATAAATTCTCATGGTCAAGGAATTGCAATAAGAGATTCCAGCTATATTCAGGTAAATAACTGTACCACAGAAAACACATTTGCCTGCGGAATATCCATATGGGATACAGACAGTACCGCAACCCACAGCTGCTACAATCAAATTACAGGGAATACCGTTATAAAAGCGAATACTTGGAATATGATACCTGAGGGAATGAAAAGAGGGCCGGAGCCGCCTCATGAAGCTATAAGCATTGCCGGGGCCTCTTATTTTGAAGTAAGCTTTAATCATGTATACAATTGCGACAAAGAAGGCATCGATGTTAAAGAAGTAAGCAGGCATGGCAGGGTGCATCATAACTATGTGCATGACTTAGACAGACAGGGACTGTATGTGGATGCCTGGTTTGGAGTGCTTGAGGATGTTGAACTTTATGAGAACGTAGTAACAAACTGCCACGGTGCAGGAATAGCCTTATCTGCAGAAGGCGGCCCGATGATTAAGAATATAAAAATATATAATAATCTGGTATACAATAATCACGGTACGGGAATATTGTTTGGCACTTGGGGAGATAACGCTTTGAGAAAAAATATAAGCATATATAACAATATACTAGTACACAATGGCCATGGGACTCCGGAAAAAGGAATGGAATACTTTTGGATTACGGGAGGGCTTTGCATGCTGTCTGGCAATTTGGAGGATGTAAAAATTTATAACAATATATTCAGCGACAACAGTGGCTTCCAAATCGGCTATAGTGCGGCTTTCTTAAAAGAGGGGAAAAACATAGATGCGATATTAGAAAATAAAAGAATATTTATAAAAAGCAACATCATAAATGATAAAAATGAGACAAGATATCCTATTTATTCAGGCTGGCAAGGAAACTATACTTATTTATACAATATAAAAGGCAGCAATTATTCAGAAAAGGATCCTGAGTTAAAATTGAATACAAAATCAGATTTGGTGAGATGGATAAAAGCGGCTGAATGGTAA
- a CDS encoding uroporphyrinogen decarboxylase family protein — protein sequence MENLSRFKKVFNFEGVDRLPVIEWATWWDKTIERWRREGLPDSVVSVTDIMKYFGLDVHKQFWLSARGRTCPAPPAYGKGILKRMDMDSYFDIKKHMYHDIEGNVIEEAERWAEKQKNGEAFIWITLDGFFWHPRNVMGIEEHLYAFYDHPELMHSMNKDLAEFNIRALDEFCRICIPDFMTFAEDMSYNNGPMISKSIFDEFIAPYYNKIIPRLKEYGIPVIVDSDGDITNMIPWFENVGVNGFLPLEKRAGIDVVEIRKNHPKLRMIGGFDKTVMHLGENAMREEFERLLPVMKQGGFIPSCDHQTPPDVSIENYRTYIKLLREYCERAMR from the coding sequence ATGGAGAATCTAAGCAGGTTCAAAAAAGTTTTCAATTTTGAAGGAGTGGATAGGCTTCCTGTAATAGAGTGGGCTACCTGGTGGGATAAGACGATAGAGCGCTGGCGCCGTGAAGGATTGCCTGACAGTGTTGTAAGCGTGACCGATATAATGAAATATTTCGGGCTTGATGTACATAAGCAGTTTTGGCTTTCAGCCAGGGGGAGAACATGTCCTGCACCTCCAGCTTATGGGAAGGGCATTCTTAAAAGGATGGATATGGACAGCTATTTTGATATTAAAAAACATATGTATCATGATATTGAGGGCAATGTGATAGAAGAAGCCGAAAGATGGGCGGAAAAACAAAAAAATGGCGAGGCATTTATATGGATTACCCTTGATGGGTTCTTCTGGCATCCAAGAAATGTTATGGGCATAGAAGAGCACCTTTATGCTTTTTATGATCATCCTGAGTTAATGCATTCCATGAATAAGGATTTGGCAGAGTTTAATATTAGAGCGCTGGATGAATTTTGCAGGATATGTATTCCTGATTTTATGACATTTGCAGAAGACATGTCTTATAACAATGGGCCCATGATCTCAAAATCGATTTTTGATGAGTTTATAGCCCCATACTATAATAAAATTATTCCAAGGCTAAAGGAGTATGGCATTCCCGTTATTGTGGACTCTGACGGTGACATTACAAATATGATACCATGGTTTGAAAATGTTGGAGTAAATGGATTCCTTCCACTTGAAAAACGTGCCGGGATCGATGTGGTTGAAATTAGAAAAAACCATCCAAAGCTTAGGATGATAGGCGGTTTTGATAAAACTGTCATGCATCTTGGTGAGAATGCCATGCGCGAGGAATTTGAAAGATTGTTGCCGGTTATGAAACAGGGAGGATTCATCCCATCATGTGATCATCAGACGCCGCCGGATGTTTCCATTGAAAATTACAGAACATATATAAAACTGCTGCGTGAATATTGTGAAAGGGCGATGAGGTAG
- a CDS encoding SNF2-related protein, with protein MLPIQEIKKIEERAFYQRKAHELGDESPIGLKIFSIIENAYNSFVLLYPLKTKNVAGFTRKQGESIQIFVNTNFNANYQVFAAAHELYHLIDLKQNDSNKTIICNRNNISESMDYEIPYKTILKRSVELKIIGNAEYGKLVCYDKRMTEYYSMLDMEMSKHVIELEKPNKRKYHSLNVPKMAYDAYRNNIITVSKIKSIIEKYGKTLKDFKICEPEIKPIDIDLSKYNIFAQYLGELTEDMIIKTRTGFKDTAIWNKLYEFQKDGVMGAIDKIEKYNGCIIADSVGLGKTFTALAIIKYYELRNDRVLVLVPKKLRDNWTIYTQNDRRNIFAQDRFNYDVLNHTDLSRPSGYLGEINLSTVN; from the coding sequence ATGTTACCAATTCAGGAAATCAAAAAAATTGAGGAAAGGGCTTTTTATCAGCGTAAGGCACATGAATTGGGTGATGAATCCCCTATTGGGCTTAAAATATTTAGTATAATTGAAAACGCGTACAATTCATTCGTATTGCTATATCCTTTGAAAACGAAAAATGTTGCTGGATTTACAAGAAAGCAGGGAGAGTCGATTCAGATATTTGTAAACACAAATTTTAATGCAAATTATCAGGTTTTTGCAGCGGCGCATGAACTTTATCATTTGATAGATCTCAAACAAAATGATTCAAATAAGACTATAATATGCAACCGTAATAACATTTCAGAGAGCATGGATTATGAAATTCCTTATAAAACAATACTGAAGAGGTCTGTTGAATTAAAAATAATTGGAAATGCTGAATATGGAAAACTTGTTTGCTATGATAAACGGATGACTGAATATTACAGCATGCTGGATATGGAAATGTCAAAGCATGTTATTGAACTTGAAAAACCTAACAAAAGGAAGTATCATTCTTTAAATGTACCTAAAATGGCTTATGATGCATATAGAAATAATATTATTACAGTAAGCAAAATTAAAAGTATAATAGAAAAGTATGGAAAGACTCTAAAAGATTTTAAAATATGTGAACCTGAAATAAAACCAATAGATATAGATCTTTCGAAGTATAATATATTCGCTCAATATTTGGGCGAACTTACCGAAGATATGATTATAAAAACACGCACGGGTTTTAAGGACACAGCCATTTGGAATAAACTTTATGAATTTCAAAAAGACGGCGTTATGGGGGCAATTGATAAGATTGAAAAATATAATGGCTGCATTATTGCAGACAGCGTAGGCTTAGGGAAAACTTTTACAGCACTTGCCATTATAAAATATTATGAGCTTAGAAATGACAGGGTATTGGTGCTTGTGCCCAAGAAACTCCGTGATAACTGGACAATATATACTCAAAATGACAGGAGAAATATATTTGCCCAAGACAGATTCAATTATGATGTGCTTAATCATACGGATTTAAGTAGGCCAAGCGGTTACTTAGGTGAAATCAATCTGTCTACAGTAAACTGA
- a CDS encoding family 78 glycoside hydrolase catalytic domain, protein MSLKEAFNGAFWIGIPDEQYKLRNKINGIIGTKAGYFKNSFTLNEKAQLKINISANSRYRIWINGRAVTSGPCKGDRFRKYYDTVDVSEFLKSGANVVAVKVVDYIPYEASGFADNGPTSIVTNAAGIRFILGGVCKGADGRELCDISTGKSDWKVYLDEAITWVPSPITAWMGSMESVDGSLLPYGWKEKADADNTWSSAKVIEPAEGSPWAALFGIIPALPLTERPIPLLYEKERTFVSEMDVKSEEFNVFNLLGKEEAELKPRCKYVIELNAGELTTGYFNLKVGGGRGSKITIKYTEAYSKEVKGKGRTKGVRDDNKNYDFIGCQDIYYPSGNEETYEPFWFRTFRFVRIEVETGEEALYIKAPVYYENGYPLKVKTEVHSSAEWINALWDISLRTLRRCMHETYEDCPYYEQLQYAMDTRIQILFSYMVSGDTRLARKAIEDYASSLIPEGILQSRYPSAEPQIIPTFALYWIMIVDDYYLQTGDKSVVKKYRSIIDTVLNWYDDKIGGSGLIEKLGYWEFIDWVKQWDKGVPDAVKYGPSTTHNFIYAYALKVAAGLNRACGRDGIADEYENRAADIINRVNELCFCEKDNLYKEGPSFEGYSVQAQLWAVLSKAASGEKAKAILRKSLSMPEIPQCSYVMSFFLFRALEEAGIYEDTEKLWDMWKKLIGLNLTTVPEDPVQPRSDCHAWGALPLFEFTTNLLGVKPGAPGWEEIILEPKTLSLRDMKGTVVTPKGPVKVEWNIKDDKFNIYADLPKGVPCMIKLPDGNNVKLCNGGVFRNF, encoded by the coding sequence ATGAGCTTAAAGGAAGCTTTTAATGGAGCATTCTGGATAGGGATACCGGATGAGCAGTATAAATTAAGAAATAAAATCAATGGAATTATCGGTACAAAGGCAGGTTATTTTAAAAATAGTTTTACTCTAAATGAAAAAGCACAGTTGAAAATCAATATAAGCGCCAACAGCAGGTACAGGATTTGGATAAATGGAAGGGCTGTTACATCAGGGCCATGCAAGGGGGACAGATTTAGAAAATATTATGATACTGTAGATGTTTCTGAATTTTTAAAGTCAGGCGCAAATGTAGTGGCTGTAAAAGTAGTGGACTATATACCTTATGAGGCTTCAGGCTTTGCAGATAATGGGCCGACTTCCATAGTTACCAATGCTGCAGGAATAAGGTTTATTCTTGGAGGAGTATGCAAAGGGGCAGATGGCAGGGAATTATGTGATATCAGCACTGGAAAATCTGACTGGAAGGTTTATTTGGATGAGGCGATAACCTGGGTGCCTTCCCCGATAACAGCATGGATGGGATCCATGGAGTCAGTAGACGGAAGCCTATTGCCTTACGGATGGAAGGAGAAAGCCGATGCCGATAATACCTGGAGCAGTGCAAAAGTAATTGAACCTGCTGAAGGAAGCCCGTGGGCGGCACTCTTTGGCATAATTCCCGCATTGCCTTTAACCGAAAGGCCGATTCCCCTCTTATATGAAAAAGAAAGAACATTCGTCTCCGAAATGGATGTTAAATCAGAGGAATTCAATGTTTTTAATCTTTTAGGAAAAGAAGAGGCTGAGTTAAAGCCGCGATGCAAATATGTTATAGAACTGAATGCGGGTGAGCTTACTACCGGCTATTTTAATTTAAAGGTTGGAGGCGGAAGAGGCAGTAAAATAACCATTAAGTATACTGAAGCCTACTCTAAAGAAGTAAAGGGAAAAGGAAGAACAAAGGGAGTCAGAGATGATAATAAAAACTATGATTTCATAGGATGTCAGGATATTTATTATCCTTCAGGAAATGAAGAAACTTATGAACCATTTTGGTTTAGAACATTTAGGTTTGTAAGGATAGAAGTTGAAACGGGAGAAGAAGCATTATACATAAAAGCGCCTGTTTATTATGAAAATGGTTATCCGCTTAAGGTAAAAACTGAAGTGCATTCTTCTGCGGAGTGGATTAATGCTCTTTGGGATATAAGCTTGAGAACTTTGAGAAGGTGCATGCATGAGACCTATGAAGACTGCCCATATTATGAGCAGCTTCAATACGCTATGGATACCAGAATACAAATACTGTTCAGCTATATGGTAAGCGGAGATACTCGGCTTGCAAGAAAAGCTATAGAGGATTATGCATCATCGCTGATTCCGGAAGGTATACTTCAATCCAGGTATCCAAGCGCGGAACCTCAGATAATTCCAACATTTGCTCTTTACTGGATTATGATTGTAGATGATTACTACCTGCAGACGGGGGACAAGTCTGTGGTTAAAAAGTATCGTTCCATAATAGATACCGTGCTTAACTGGTATGACGACAAGATAGGCGGCAGCGGTTTGATAGAGAAATTGGGATACTGGGAATTCATAGATTGGGTAAAACAATGGGACAAAGGTGTACCGGACGCTGTAAAATATGGGCCTTCAACTACTCATAATTTCATCTATGCCTATGCTCTCAAAGTCGCTGCAGGATTGAACCGCGCATGCGGCAGAGATGGAATAGCCGATGAATACGAAAATAGAGCTGCTGATATAATAAACAGAGTTAACGAGTTATGCTTCTGTGAAAAAGATAATTTATATAAGGAAGGGCCAAGTTTTGAAGGCTATAGTGTTCAAGCTCAGCTCTGGGCAGTACTTAGCAAGGCTGCAAGCGGAGAGAAAGCAAAGGCGATACTTAGAAAGTCACTGAGCATGCCTGAAATTCCCCAGTGTTCTTATGTGATGTCCTTTTTCTTATTCAGAGCTTTGGAAGAAGCCGGCATTTATGAAGATACAGAGAAGCTTTGGGATATGTGGAAGAAACTTATCGGACTCAATCTTACTACAGTACCTGAGGATCCGGTTCAGCCAAGAAGCGATTGCCATGCCTGGGGAGCGCTTCCTCTTTTTGAGTTTACCACTAATCTTTTGGGTGTGAAACCCGGAGCGCCAGGCTGGGAAGAAATCATATTGGAGCCAAAAACTTTATCCCTAAGGGACATGAAAGGGACCGTGGTTACCCCCAAAGGCCCGGTTAAGGTAGAATGGAATATAAAAGATGATAAATTCAATATTTATGCTGATTTGCCCAAGGGAGTACCATGCATGATAAAGCTTCCGGACGGAAATAATGTGAAGCTTTGTAATGGGGGAGTATTCAGGAACTTCTAA
- a CDS encoding DUF4391 domain-containing protein: MRFTNYYALYSDIVDAICIYNAECMLCKSTNLSADKAREFLNEMNCIETQIDTLRASIKKEDQFNHKMELNIKIKRLEEAKNRLIKEAASNE, from the coding sequence ATGAGGTTTACAAACTATTATGCTCTTTACAGCGATATTGTGGATGCGATATGCATTTATAACGCAGAGTGCATGTTATGTAAATCAACAAACCTGTCCGCTGATAAGGCAAGAGAGTTTTTAAACGAGATGAATTGCATAGAAACTCAAATTGACACATTAAGAGCTTCCATTAAAAAAGAAGACCAGTTTAACCATAAAATGGAATTGAATATAAAAATAAAACGATTGGAAGAGGCCAAGAACAGACTTATTAAGGAGGCAGCATCAAATGAATGA
- a CDS encoding MFS transporter yields MKSFINLNKNMKFYLSSLAIYYFAMNLSGIFINIYLWKARHNIIDVAWYNMYYSFIIPIVCIAAGWIIKRKSAVLSYRIGIILEVFFYMLLLYLKTDSIKYLWLIGGIKGMSASLYAMGMHTMMYDFSKQDEYSIIFSYNSIFSNVSVLTAPLITGIILMLIPSQAGYSVVFSCSVLLYAASIIMTLKIHVNNKATPYEISELFRGKDKRRMMMNITYGLTAMKAIIISFLINLLLYIQTNSEFSIGAFSSLAGISSILIIYIIGRRIDIKNRYGILQFSTFAVVLSVAGLLFKISTLTILFYIILSSMFESLIGIVQNSMYFEVIKSDQNNEKFRVEYIINREFPIAAGRITGLLAFILFKGILNNLTLLKIVIFILEANYIWVWLILKKSNPDKQMN; encoded by the coding sequence ATGAAATCTTTTATTAATCTTAATAAGAATATGAAGTTTTATCTTTCATCGCTCGCCATTTATTATTTTGCTATGAATTTATCTGGAATCTTTATAAACATATATTTATGGAAAGCCAGACATAACATAATTGATGTCGCATGGTATAACATGTATTATTCGTTTATTATTCCTATCGTATGTATTGCTGCCGGGTGGATCATCAAGCGTAAAAGTGCGGTTTTATCATACAGGATTGGAATTATCCTTGAAGTGTTTTTCTATATGCTGCTCTTATATTTGAAAACAGATTCTATAAAATATTTGTGGCTAATCGGAGGAATAAAAGGCATGTCCGCATCTTTATATGCTATGGGAATGCATACGATGATGTATGATTTTTCAAAGCAGGATGAGTATTCTATTATATTCAGTTATAACAGTATTTTTTCAAATGTTTCCGTACTAACTGCGCCTCTTATTACAGGAATCATACTTATGCTGATTCCATCACAGGCAGGATATAGCGTGGTGTTTTCATGTTCTGTTTTGCTTTATGCTGCGTCCATAATTATGACTTTGAAAATCCACGTCAATAATAAAGCGACTCCATATGAAATATCGGAATTATTTCGGGGAAAAGATAAGAGAAGGATGATGATGAACATTACGTATGGATTGACCGCTATGAAAGCCATCATCATATCATTCCTGATAAATCTTCTGCTGTATATTCAGACAAATAGTGAATTCAGTATTGGAGCATTTTCGTCCCTTGCAGGCATCTCTTCCATTTTAATTATATATATTATTGGAAGAAGGATTGATATAAAAAACAGATACGGCATTTTACAGTTTAGTACATTTGCTGTGGTGCTGTCAGTTGCAGGATTACTGTTTAAAATATCGACCCTGACAATTCTGTTTTATATAATACTCAGCTCAATGTTTGAATCCTTGATAGGCATAGTGCAGAACAGCATGTATTTTGAAGTGATAAAAAGCGATCAGAACAATGAAAAGTTCAGGGTCGAATACATAATCAATCGTGAGTTCCCGATTGCAGCAGGCAGAATCACCGGACTTTTGGCGTTTATACTGTTTAAGGGTATATTAAATAATTTGACACTGTTAAAAATAGTAATATTCATACTGGAAGCCAATTATATATGGGTATGGCTCATTTTAAAAAAATCCAATCCGGATAAACAAATGAACTAA